The genomic DNA ACCTGCGAACACTGCAACAAAGATCTGCCGCCAGAGTCGTCCGACGCGATGATCTGTTCGTTCGAATGTACGTTCTGCCATAGCTGCGTCGAGCTGTTGCACAACGTCTGCCCGAACTGCGGCGGCGGATTTACACCCCGACCGGTGCGGCCGGCGCACGATTGGCATGGACCGTATCTGGGGAAGTATCCGGCCACCCGAAAGGTCACGCACCAACCGGTGGATCTGGTGGCGCATGCGCAGCTAGTGGCGGAAGTGGAGGATATTCCGCCGGAGAGGCGGTAGTGGAGGGGCGGTCGCGACTTCAGTCGCGACCCTTCGAAACGGGATCTACCCGCTTTATCGGACGCCACCGCATCTCCCCCTGGATAAACATCCCGGCACTGAAAGCACTCAACAAAGCAAGCGCGGCACAGATCAGCATGACCCAGCGAAAGCCGGCGACAAAAGATAGTCCTATTACGCGCTTCACCTCGTCCACCGTGGCGGCCGGATAACCCTCAGGCACCACGATCCCTGCCAGCTTCTGCTGCTGCGCCATGACCGAAGACACCAAGTCCGCTGGCGCCTGCAGCGAGGCAAGGCCGGTGCTCAAGCTGGCGTTGAACGTCTGAGTCAGGACCACGCCGAACAGCGCAATAGCCAACAGCGCAGCGACACGCGATACCGCGTTATTGATGCCCGAAGCGGTACCGGCCAGCTCCGTGCCAAACGCGTTCATCACCGTCGTGGTCAAGGGTGCCACCGTAATGCTCATGCCCAGCCCAAGCACGCAGATGGCAGGAAAGAACATCGTCCAGTAGTTGCTGTCGATCGTCGGCCGGGTAAACAGCGCAAACCCGA from Dyella sp. GSA-30 includes the following:
- a CDS encoding DUF1272 domain-containing protein, which encodes MLELRPTCEHCNKDLPPESSDAMICSFECTFCHSCVELLHNVCPNCGGGFTPRPVRPAHDWHGPYLGKYPATRKVTHQPVDLVAHAQLVAEVEDIPPERR